A genomic region of Miscanthus floridulus cultivar M001 chromosome 3, ASM1932011v1, whole genome shotgun sequence contains the following coding sequences:
- the LOC136541230 gene encoding putative F-box/FBD/LRR-repeat protein At4g03220, whose protein sequence is MKTTEPGLSGGGHLAAKPTDDDEAGMDRLSALPNSVLLHILAGLGDAATAGRTSVLSSRWRRLWALLPELRFVPLSPEPGLIASALAAHEAELRHLDVTTQDAAPEPVAAWLRVAARRLSGILVFTNQTLMGRDDDADADGEGRSAFDERPRRRGAARDDVDVDDAQGPGAFELPCLDRATSVSLDLGRLGLTVPRAGAFAQLTELSLSRARLPVGGGGPCTLGDAVSSRRCPSLQTLTVSDAWGLDELTVHSDSLRRMELTRVRDLRRLAVVAPALEHLQVLACFYNHWQRRPIATITARQLKVLKWGDLFDRRSVQLGKMKHLRKVCLDLFFVYAFSPNQGCLELLRCFNNIQKLGLTLVYPPEINNKPCLLKDMKMLPGVTVLNLDLISNGHAFGASLFHVLRLCSGTRKLTLHISSNSLEEQTACPPGCICDEQQDWKFEELLLNHLQEVEITELRGSEHEVMFVKHLLIWATELKKMTTFFNSLVTESMARKSYQILRRFSRREICMEF, encoded by the exons ATGAAGACGACGGAGCCAGGCCTGAGTGGCGGCGGCCACCTCGCCGCCAAGCCCACCGACGACGACGAAGCCGGCATGGACCGCCTGAGCGCGCTCCCCAACAGCGTCCTGCTCCACATCCTCGCGGGTCTCGGggacgccgccaccgccggtcGGACCAGCGTGCTCTCCAGCCGCTGGCGCCGCCTCTGGGCGCTGCTCCCGGAGCTCCGCTTCGTCCCTCTCTCCCCCGAGCCCGGCCTCATCGCGTCGGCGCTGGCTGCCCACGAAGCGGAGCTCAGGCACCTCGACGTGACGACCCAGGACGCCGCCCCCGAGCCCGTGGCGGCATGGCTCCGCGTCGCCGCGCGCCGCCTCTCCGGCATCCTCGTCTTCACCAACCAGACGCTGATGGGGAGAGACgatgacgccgacgccgacggcgAGGGGAGGAGCGCCTTCGACGAGCGTCCCCGCCGGAGAGGCGCGGCCAGAGatgacgtcgacgtcgacgacgcCCAGGGACCAGGCGCGTTCGAGCTTCCCTGCCTCGACAGGGCCACCAGCGTCTCCCTCGACCTGGGTCGACTCGGCCTCACCGTGCCGCGCGCCGGTGCCTTCGCCCAGCTCACCGAGCTCAGCCTGAGCCGCGCCCGGCTccccgtcggcggcggcggcccgtgCACGCTCGGCGACGCCGTCTCCTCCCGGCGGTGCCCGTCCCTGCAGACGCTCACGGTCAGCGATGCCTGGGGGCTGGACGAGCTCACCGTCCACTCTGATTCCCTCCGGCGCATGGAGCTGACCCGTGTGCGCGACCTGCGGCGGCTCGCCGTCGTCGCGCCGGCCCTGGAGCACCTGCAGGTGCTCGCCTGCTTCTACAACCACTGGCAACGACGGCCGATCGCCACCATCACGGCGCGCCAGCTGAAGGTGCTCAAGTGGGGAGATCTGTTCGATCGGAGGTCCGTCCAGCTTGGGAAGATGAAGCATCTCCGGAAAGTGTGCCTCGACCTGTTCTTCGTGTATGCGTTTTCGccaaaccagggttgtcttgagCTCTTGCGCTGCTTTAACAACATCCAAAAGCTTGGCCTCACACTGGTCTATCCACCG GAGATTAATAACAAACCATGCTTACTGAAAGACATGAAAATGCTCCCGGGCGTTACAGTTTTGAACCTGGATCTAATTTCAAACGGACATGCCTTTGGGGCCAGCTTATTCCATGTCCTCAGGTTGTGTTCTGGTACAAGAAAGTTGACTCTGCATATTTCTAGCAACAGCCTGGAG GAACAAACTGCATGTCCACCTGGTTGCATTTGTGATGAGCAACAAGATTGGAAATTCGAGGAACTCTTGTTGAATCACCTCCAAGAAGTTGAAATCACTGAGTTGAGAGGATCTGAACATGAAGTTATGTTTGTGAAGCATCTACTCATCTGGGCTACAGAGctaaagaagatgacaacatttTTCAATTCTTTGGTGACTGAAAGCATGGCCAGGAAGTCGTACCAGATACTACGAAGGTTCTCTAGGCGAGAAATATGCATGGAattttag